ACGATCTTGTGGCCGTGGGCTACTGGGTGGACAAGGGCATGCCTGACGACGCCGCCAAAAACTATATGGAGCGCATCAAAAACAGCACGGTGGCCCTGTTCGGCACGCTGGGCGCGTGGCCGGACTCGGAACACGCCGCCCAGTGCAAGGTGCAGGGCGAGGCATTGCTGACCGAACCCGCGCAGGGCAATACCGTGCTTGGGACGTTTCTTTGCCAGGGCCGCGTAGACCCCGCCGTGGTGGCCATGATGCAGAAAATGGCCAACAACGGCCACCCCATGACTGAAGAACGGCGCGCCCGCCTTGAAGAGGCGGCCAAACACCCCGACGCGGAAGACTGCCGCAAAGCGCGTGAAACCTTCACGGATTTTGCCCGCGCTCTTGGCTCAAAGCCTGACGCTGAACTCGCCCGGAATAACGCATAAGGATACCAGCCATGAATTTGGCCGCCATTTACAATACCATTGGCCCTGCGGGCTGCGCCCTTGTGGTTGTGGGCTGCGCTGGCGTGTACATCGCCTTTCGCACCTATTTTTATCTCGCTCTGGTCTGGCGCAACTTCCAGCACGGCTTTCTTGACCTGGAAAATACTGGCGAAAGCCGCTGCCTGCGCAACAACAACAGCGACAACCCGCTGATCGCCATTGTGCGCGACGTGGTCAAGACCCACAGCGGGCATTCACAGGACATCAGGGCCGAGGTGGCCTATCTGTTCCACCGCAATTTCGAGCAGACCACCAAGAGCCTGTGCTGGCTGCGCCTTGTGGCCATGATCTCCCCCCTGATGGGCCTTCTGGGCACGGTGCTTGGCATGGTGCGCGTGTTTCAGGCCATTGCCGACACAGCCACCCCCGACCCTGCCCAACTGGCGGCAGGCATATGGGAAGTGCTCATCACAACGGCCATGGGCCTGAGCGTGGCCATTCCCATGCTGATTGCCTATTACTTTCTGCTGCTCAAGTTCAAGGGTTTTCATATTGAAGCCGTGGAACACAGCTACCGTGCCCTTGAGCTTTGCCAGGGGTCGGCGCGGCATGCCCACGCCGTCGTGCCCGCCGTGCCCGTCGTGCCTGCCGCGCCAGCCGTGAAGCGCACCGTGGCTAACACCCCCGCGTCATGCCCTGTCAGTCCGGAACCGGAATCCGCATAAGGAGATCCCATGTTCGATCTGGACGAAGAAGTCAGCATTGATCTCACGCCGCTTGTGGACGTTATCATCGTATTGCTTTTTTTCTTTATTCTCACGGCCTCGTTCAGCAAGCCCATACTGGAAATTGTGCTGCCCAAGGCCGAAAATCCGGATCCGGGCTCAAGCCGGACCCCGGAGCTGGTCATTTCCATAAAGCAGGACGGCACCATACACCACGCGGGCCAGCAGGTCAGCAAGGATGCACTGCCCGCACTGCTGGAAACAATGCCCGAAGCCCTGCTGAACCTGCATGTGGACGAAAAGGCGCCCTTCAATGCCTTTGTGGGCGTGGTGGATCTGGCCAAGACCAAGAGAGGAGGCCGCTTTGTCATCAGCACCCAAGCGACATTGGCGTCCAAGCCATTATGACGCGGCTGCACAGACGCGCAGCCGCAATTACGCCCTGTGCATAACATCGGGCATCGTCGTGCTGGCGGTGCTGCTTATGTCCTTGTCAAAGCAGCCCCAGCGCCTGCTGCTTCCAGCGGCAGCGGCGGGGCCAGTGCCCCTGGCCATGCGGATAGAGTTTGTGCCGCCAGTTGCAGAGCCGGAGCCAAAGCCGGTCGATCGGCGCCTCATGGCCGACGACTCGCCCTTCAGCGCCGCCCTGCCGCCGCAGGCCGAGCCGGAACAGCCAAAAGAGACGCCCAAACCGGAAGAAACGCCCAGGGTCGCGGAGCAAAAACCCAAGGTTCAACCTCCGGCCCCCAAGCCCGCGCCGAGCAAGGCCGCACCGCAAAAGGCGCAGCCGTCCAGGCAGGAAAACGCTGTTCCCGGCCCGCGCAATCAGGAAGGACACCCTCAGGGCAGCCCGGACGGCGGCATTGCAGGCGGCGTACCGGGGGGCGTGCCCGGCGGTAGGGCCGGAGGCATGGATGGGGGCGTTGCGGGCGGCGTGCCCGCTTCCACCAGGAATATGGCCCTGAGCAGGATACTCAGCGCCGTGGAAAAACATAAAAACTACCCCAAGCACGCGCGCCGCAGCGGCGCTGAGGGGCTGGTCATCCTGCTGGTCAGCGTGAACGACCAGGGACGCATCACGGCCAGCACGCTGGACAAGCACTGCGGTCAGGCGGCATTGGACACGGCCACCAAGGAACTGGGGGAAAAGCTGATGGGATTGAACACCGGTGTTCAGGGCGCGGCTTTCAGCGTGCGCGTGCCGGTGGAATACAAGCTGAAGTAGGGCATTTCATGTGGCAGGCGCGCTGACGCCGCATGCGCCACTTCAGGAGCCGCGCGCAACAGCCCGGACTGCCAGCCGCAGGCACGCCCGCCTGGACGGCCGCATGCGGCCGCGCCTCAGCCTTCATCCACAAAATCGCGGCGGTTCACAATGGCCGGGGGCGTATCATCGCCCTTCGGCACTCGGTGTTTTTTGGCCGCGTGCGCGTCGCGCAGGACAATGCTTTTTTCCAGCCAGCCCTCCCACTGGGGCATGGTGTGGCGCATGTACAGCACAAAGAGCCGCCAGCGCATCATGACGTCGTCGGGCAGGATGTGCTCGAGCTTACAGGCCGTGTCAGCCGCCGTTTCTTCCGGCAGTTGCAGCACCGTGGAAAAGAATTCCCGCAAAACCATATTGCGATGGGCCAGGCGTTGCCCCGCCTGCAGGCCCTTTTGCGTCAGATTCACCAGGCTGTAGGGTTCATAGCTGATATAGCCGCGTTTGGCCAAGGATCGCAGGGCGTTCGTCACCGAAGGACGGGCGACCTTGGCCGCCTCTGCGATATCACTGGGACGACACGCGCCTGTGGCGAATTCCTGTTTGAAGATGATGGCCAGATAGTTTTCCAGGGCAGGAGAAAGGTCTTTTTCATCCTGAACCATTGAACCAGCTCCTTGCATTTTCAGCTCCATATGTGGACCGGATGGCGTGCACCACAAATATCAGAGAACACGTATGCCACCAAACCATTTTTTCTGCATATAGATTTGCAGCGTCCAGAGAGAAGAAACCAGGCCGCCGCACGCCATGCCAACATACGCCCCAATGGCTCCGAATCCCAGCCAGTGGGCAAGGCCGTACGCCAGCGGCACGGACACGCCCCAGGTCGTGAAGCAACTCACCCGGCAGGTGAAGCGTGTGGCTCCCGCGCCTGCCAGCACCGCGCTCAGCATCTGGCTCAAGCCCTGCAGGGGCAGCCCCAGGCAGGATATCCACAAAAATATTTTGGCCAGCTCAACCGTGCCGGGGTCCTGGGTAAAAAGCATGACAACGGGTTGACAGAAGAGGCATAGCACCAGCCCGGCCGCGGCCAGGGCCAAAGCCACCCACAGGCCATAGCGCATGCCAAGGACATACCCCTCACGCCCCATGCCCGCGCCCAGCAGATGCCCGCCAAGGATGGTCAGGGTCATGCCAAGCCCCGCCAGGGGGAAAAGCAGAAAGCCCAGAACGCGCATGCCAAGGGTCATGGCGGCAATGGAGTCCACAGCGTGCAGGGGCAGGCTGGAAACGCAGGCAAGGATGGCGATGCTGCCCGCATGCCCGGCCAGATTGCCAAGAGCCGCCGGAGCGCCCACGCGCCACAGCCGGGGCATGGCCAGCCGGTTCCAGCGCCAGGCGGCAAATGAAGACGCCCGCAGGATGCCCACGCGCATGGCCAGGATGATATTGCAGGCAAAGCCCGCCAGTGATGATAGGAACGTCGTCCAGGCCACGGCGGCGTAGCCAAGCTGCGGGAAACCCCACCAGCCAAGCCCCAGCCCCACGCTGCTGACAAACTTGATGGCCGTCACAAGGCACAGGGTGGCCGTGGGCAGCCAGACCATCTTGTGCGCGCGAAAAACGGAGTTCAGCATGACAAGGCTGTAGTAAAAGGGCAGTTGCGCCGCATAGGCAAAGGCAAAGGTGCGCACCATGGGCGCTATGGCCTGCGGCACCATATCCGTCATGGGCAGTGCCAGAAGCACGGCAAGCCCCAGCAGCGCAATGACGGAGCCAGTCGTGAAGGAAAGACAGACGATCAGGCCGGAATACCGACGGGCGCGCAGGATTTTGCCCGCGCCAAGGGACTGGCTGACCATGGCCATGCAGCCGCTGCCCACCACCGCCGTCAGCAGCATCAGAAAGGTGAGAATCTGCGAGGTGAAGCCCAGGGCGGCCAGGACGCCCTCGTTGAGCTGGCCCGCCACCCACAGATCGATCATGGACATGGCCATGTAGCAGAACATCAGACCCATCTGCGGGATGGTGAGAAGCGCTACTTCGCGGACGGAAACGGCCTTGGTTTCGGGCATGCGGCATAGTGCCGCACTGAATTCTTAATGTCAAATAAAGTTAGTTTAAAATAATTAATTTAGTGTTGTAATTTTATCCAGTAAAACTTAGAACTTCCGTTTGAAGCAGCCTCTTGGGGCAGCCCGTACCCCATACCTATCAATCCCGTGCCCATACCTGCCCGCCCATTCGCATATCGGTCGGTCCACTCCCATACCAGCCCGCCCTGTGCCCATACTGGCAACCCCCTCCCGTACCTGCCCGGTGTGCCCATACGACCAAGGCGATAAAGGTTTTAGGGGGTGGGGGCGTGGGGGAGGAGACCCTTTTGCAAAAGGGTCCCTCCCCCACAAGGCTTTGCAATGCCTTATGGGGAAGGGGCATTAGCGCGAGGTTTCCTGCCAGTCCGGCCCAAGCAACTGATCCAGCACATGCCCAAGGCCTTTGCGAACAGTTTCCCGTTCTTTTTTACCGTGTTTTACATCGCGTGACAGACTTACAAGCATGGCCGAACCCGTGAGCAGCACGCAGGCAATGTCGGCCCGAGCAGTCACATCCGCTCCACGCAGCCTTTCTTGCAGCGCCTTACGCTTTCTGTCGAAAAATGCAGAAATAATATCCGTAACTTCAGGATTCAGCGCCGAAAAAAGAATGATGCGGAACTCGTCCACCCAGGTGCTGTTGCCGCGCTCTCCTCCAAGCACTATGCTGTCCAGCGCCTTGTCCAGAGCGCCCCGTGCGCTTGTTCCGGACGTTTTGGCGAGTTCGTCCAGCGAGTCCACCACTGCCGCGAACAGCTTTTTTTTGGAGCCGAAATACCTGTTAATAAGCGTGACGTTCACCCCTGCCTTGGCCGCAATCTCTCGTGTGCCCACGCTTTCATAATGGCCTTTGGCAAAAAGACTGCGTGCGGCCAGCAATATGCGCTGCCGCGTCTGCTCCGCGTTGCGGCCCCGCATTCCCTGCCCTGTCGCTGGATGCGCCTGATCCGCAACACTGACAGAGGCAGGGGAACCTCCGTCATTTTTGACTGCATTGCTCATGGCATTCCCGTATGTTGCCAAGACGGCTGCGAGGGACACATATGGTCACAGCCGTGCCTGTTTTACCTCCGGTACATATACGCAAAAGCGCCCCCAACAAGCTGCGGGCGCGCTTCTGCAAGACATCCGGATCTGAAAAAATTATTTTTCCGGTGCGCAGCCGCCACGGCAAAGATGCTCGGTACCAAAAGCCGCCAGCCTGTTTTGGGCAAAAGCTTCGAGACAGGCTCCCACGCTGGGCAATCCCGCGTTATGATAGACGGCTATGCCTGCGGCCTGCATGGCCTGCAAGGGGCGCACGCCCATGCCCCCGGCCAGCAGCACCGTTACGCCCATGCTGGCCAGACCCTGCACAGGGCTGCTGCAGTCGCCGGGCAGATGCGCGGCATTGGCCCGAACAGTGACGTTTTTCACCTGGCCATCCTTGACCCAGGCCAGCGTATAGATGGAACATCGGCCAAAATGGACATGCGGCGCGGCCTCAAGCCCTCCGGGTTCCTGAGAGGGCACGGCCACCAGCACGCCCTCGGAGCCAGAAGGCGCCGTTTCGCCTTCCTGGGCGTCCATGGCGCACACGCCGCCCTCGATACGCAGGGCCAATCCGTCCACAAGGGCTTCGGCCACACAATGTCGCGCCCGGCGCAGCAGCCTGCCGAAGGTGTGTCGCGACACGCCCATACGGACAGCGGCCTCATCCATGTTCCGGCCTTCATAATCGGCCAGGCGCAAAGCCTCAAGGCCATCCAGCGTCAGAACTCTTTCGTCAATATCTGATAGTGGAACGCCCTTGGGCTTGAAATAGCTGGCTTTGGGAAGAGCGCTTACGCGCCTGCAATGACTGGGTCTTGGCATATTCTCACGCTGATACGATTTTATTATAACCTACGGCACTGAATGACGCACGTCAAGGGCATCGGCATCTGGCATTGGCTGCACTGCATGCACGTGACAACTACGTGATATTACATACCAACCGCACATACGGCCTGAAGGATAAAAGGCAATATGCGGAACCGGCGAAGGAAAACCGGTTCCGCATATGCATCGGATACGTGAATGCATCAGACAGGCGCGTCTGGCAAAACTCCGTTATCCGCCAAGGCTTTCCACCTGCTTCAAAAGCCCGAGCAGTCTGCGGGCCTCGGACGCGCCCGGTTCAGGCGGAAGCGGCATCAATATTCCCAGGCCTTCCATGACGTCATGAAAGACTTCTTCATCCATTTCAGTCACAACGGCGGTATGCATTCCGGCGTCAATCATCATAAGCTCCAGCACCCAGGCCCGCGCGAGATCGCCGAAAGGCGGGTCAAGGAGCGCCAGAACAGGGATATCGCGTCGCGCCGCTTCCTTGCACTGGTCGATAGTCGCCGTCATGCACACAGTGCAGCCGTCATGTTGCAGCTGCGCCACAAAATCCTCCCAGGCTTCGGGCCGGGATGTTTGCAGCAGGATACGCCTGTTCTTCATGGCCGCCCCTAGTGTGCGCCGCCGCCGCAGGTCTGGTCTGTGGAGAAGCGGTTGAGCTTGCCCGCGCAAAAAGCCTCGACCGCCTGCCCCACGGTGGGATAGTTGCCAGCGAAAAAGACCTCTATGTGCATCTGGTTAAAGCCCATGAGGGGGCGCATGCCCATGCCGCCAGCCAGCATGGCCGTAACGCCATGCCCGGCCAGATACTGCACGGGAGCCATGCAGCCGCCCTGCTGGTGCGGTATGGACGGCAGCGTACCCTGGGCCGTCACAGCGCCATTTTCAATTTCCACTACGGTGTAGATGTCGCAATGGCCAAAGTGCATGCCCATGCCCGCGTCCATACCGCCGGGAAGTTCGGAAGGAATGGCCAGAACTGTCTTGCTCATGATGATGTGTCCTATAACGTGTTGATGTTGGCCCGTCGGGCGGGCTTGTCAGCCATGGCGCGAATGCGCCGCCATATCTGCTCCAGTTCGCTTGCCAGGGGGGAATCCCTTTCGGTCAGGGCCTCGCCCCTGACCATGGCCTCCGTCACAAGGGGGCTGAAGGGCAGCCGCCCCGCCAGCGCGTGCCCGCGCCGGACGGCCTGTTCTTCGATGGCGCGGGCTTCGTCGCCGTTGAGGTCTGCCTTGTTGATGATCACCGCCACAGGAATGCGAAAATGCCCGCACAGATCCGCCACACGCTCGAAATCGTGCCGCCCCGACGGCGTGGGCTCCACCACGGCCACGGCCAGGGTGGCCCCCGACAGCGAACTGATCACCGGGCAACCTATGCCCGGCGAGCCGTCGCAAAGGATGAGCCCGCCCTCTTCGGCTGCGGCAATCTCGCGCGCCTTCTGCTTGAGAAGGCCCACCAGACGGCCCGAATTTTCCTGACCGGGCTCAAGCTGCGCGTGCACGAAAGTGCCAAAGCGCGTGCGGCTCAGATACCAGGTTCCACAATGCCGCTCGGGAAATTCAATGGCCCCGGCAGGGCACAGCTTGTGGCACACGCCGCAGCCCTCGCAGTCCAGCGCGTCTATGCTGAACACGCCATCCTTCAAATGCACGGCACCGAACTGGCAAAGCTCCATGCAGCGCCCGCACTGCGTGCAGGCGGCCTCGTCAATGATCGCCGTGTGACCCGAAATAAATGGCTGCTCCTGCTCGATGCGGGGATCAAAGATGATGTGCAGGTCGGGCACGTCAACATCCAGATCGCAGAGAACGGGATTCAGCCCCTCGCGGTGGGCCAGGGCAGCCAGGGAGGCGCACAGCGTCGTCTTGCCCGTGCCGCCCTTGCCGCTGATAACAACTATTTCACGCATGCCGTGCCTCCGCTGCGCCCTGCCCGTCGCAAAACCGCCCCGCGCGGGCCTGCT
This DNA window, taken from Desulfovibrio sp. 86, encodes the following:
- a CDS encoding ExbD/TolR family protein, translated to MFDLDEEVSIDLTPLVDVIIVLLFFFILTASFSKPILEIVLPKAENPDPGSSRTPELVISIKQDGTIHHAGQQVSKDALPALLETMPEALLNLHVDEKAPFNAFVGVVDLAKTKRGGRFVISTQATLASKPL
- a CDS encoding ATP-binding protein → MREIVVISGKGGTGKTTLCASLAALAHREGLNPVLCDLDVDVPDLHIIFDPRIEQEQPFISGHTAIIDEAACTQCGRCMELCQFGAVHLKDGVFSIDALDCEGCGVCHKLCPAGAIEFPERHCGTWYLSRTRFGTFVHAQLEPGQENSGRLVGLLKQKAREIAAAEEGGLILCDGSPGIGCPVISSLSGATLAVAVVEPTPSGRHDFERVADLCGHFRIPVAVIINKADLNGDEARAIEEQAVRRGHALAGRLPFSPLVTEAMVRGEALTERDSPLASELEQIWRRIRAMADKPARRANINTL
- a CDS encoding TetR/AcrR family transcriptional regulator codes for the protein MSNAVKNDGGSPASVSVADQAHPATGQGMRGRNAEQTRQRILLAARSLFAKGHYESVGTREIAAKAGVNVTLINRYFGSKKKLFAAVVDSLDELAKTSGTSARGALDKALDSIVLGGERGNSTWVDEFRIILFSALNPEVTDIISAFFDRKRKALQERLRGADVTARADIACVLLTGSAMLVSLSRDVKHGKKERETVRKGLGHVLDQLLGPDWQETSR
- a CDS encoding response regulator receiver protein is translated as MKNRRILLQTSRPEAWEDFVAQLQHDGCTVCMTATIDQCKEAARRDIPVLALLDPPFGDLARAWVLELMMIDAGMHTAVVTEMDEEVFHDVMEGLGILMPLPPEPGASEARRLLGLLKQVESLGG
- a CDS encoding MotA/TolQ/ExbB proton channel family protein gives rise to the protein MNLAAIYNTIGPAGCALVVVGCAGVYIAFRTYFYLALVWRNFQHGFLDLENTGESRCLRNNNSDNPLIAIVRDVVKTHSGHSQDIRAEVAYLFHRNFEQTTKSLCWLRLVAMISPLMGLLGTVLGMVRVFQAIADTATPDPAQLAAGIWEVLITTAMGLSVAIPMLIAYYFLLLKFKGFHIEAVEHSYRALELCQGSARHAHAVVPAVPVVPAAPAVKRTVANTPASCPVSPEPESA
- a CDS encoding NifB/NifX family molybdenum-iron cluster-binding protein, which gives rise to MSKTVLAIPSELPGGMDAGMGMHFGHCDIYTVVEIENGAVTAQGTLPSIPHQQGGCMAPVQYLAGHGVTAMLAGGMGMRPLMGFNQMHIEVFFAGNYPTVGQAVEAFCAGKLNRFSTDQTCGGGAH
- a CDS encoding metal-dependent transcriptional regulator, translating into MVQDEKDLSPALENYLAIIFKQEFATGACRPSDIAEAAKVARPSVTNALRSLAKRGYISYEPYSLVNLTQKGLQAGQRLAHRNMVLREFFSTVLQLPEETAADTACKLEHILPDDVMMRWRLFVLYMRHTMPQWEGWLEKSIVLRDAHAAKKHRVPKGDDTPPAIVNRRDFVDEG
- a CDS encoding energy transducer TonB family protein — encoded protein: MSSAPKRHWRPSHYDAAAQTRSRNYALCITSGIVVLAVLLMSLSKQPQRLLLPAAAAGPVPLAMRIEFVPPVAEPEPKPVDRRLMADDSPFSAALPPQAEPEQPKETPKPEETPRVAEQKPKVQPPAPKPAPSKAAPQKAQPSRQENAVPGPRNQEGHPQGSPDGGIAGGVPGGVPGGRAGGMDGGVAGGVPASTRNMALSRILSAVEKHKNYPKHARRSGAEGLVILLVSVNDQGRITASTLDKHCGQAALDTATKELGEKLMGLNTGVQGAAFSVRVPVEYKLK
- a CDS encoding DUF134 domain-containing protein, with translation MPRPSHCRRVSALPKASYFKPKGVPLSDIDERVLTLDGLEALRLADYEGRNMDEAAVRMGVSRHTFGRLLRRARHCVAEALVDGLALRIEGGVCAMDAQEGETAPSGSEGVLVAVPSQEPGGLEAAPHVHFGRCSIYTLAWVKDGQVKNVTVRANAAHLPGDCSSPVQGLASMGVTVLLAGGMGVRPLQAMQAAGIAVYHNAGLPSVGACLEAFAQNRLAAFGTEHLCRGGCAPEK
- a CDS encoding MATE family efflux transporter, which gives rise to MPETKAVSVREVALLTIPQMGLMFCYMAMSMIDLWVAGQLNEGVLAALGFTSQILTFLMLLTAVVGSGCMAMVSQSLGAGKILRARRYSGLIVCLSFTTGSVIALLGLAVLLALPMTDMVPQAIAPMVRTFAFAYAAQLPFYYSLVMLNSVFRAHKMVWLPTATLCLVTAIKFVSSVGLGLGWWGFPQLGYAAVAWTTFLSSLAGFACNIILAMRVGILRASSFAAWRWNRLAMPRLWRVGAPAALGNLAGHAGSIAILACVSSLPLHAVDSIAAMTLGMRVLGFLLFPLAGLGMTLTILGGHLLGAGMGREGYVLGMRYGLWVALALAAAGLVLCLFCQPVVMLFTQDPGTVELAKIFLWISCLGLPLQGLSQMLSAVLAGAGATRFTCRVSCFTTWGVSVPLAYGLAHWLGFGAIGAYVGMACGGLVSSLWTLQIYMQKKWFGGIRVL
- a CDS encoding flavodoxin family protein, whose protein sequence is MKSLVVYSSRTGNTRKIAEAVAEALPGCHLHPVEEAPQPEGYDLVAVGYWVDKGMPDDAAKNYMERIKNSTVALFGTLGAWPDSEHAAQCKVQGEALLTEPAQGNTVLGTFLCQGRVDPAVVAMMQKMANNGHPMTEERRARLEEAAKHPDAEDCRKARETFTDFARALGSKPDAELARNNA